The following is a genomic window from Prunus persica cultivar Lovell chromosome G7, Prunus_persica_NCBIv2, whole genome shotgun sequence.
AAGAGGTTCTTACCTCAAATGGTCCTCTGTCCAAAACCCCAAACCAAATCCTTCCACCTCAAATAAATTTGACATGGAAAAACAGGATACTACCCCGGTAAAGTTAAAGACACCTAAATGACATTGTTCTAAACACATTATAAGATAAAGCGAACTGAAGGGTAGATGGTCTGGGGGCAGAGAGTGGAAAATAACTCAAGCCATCAGAAAGTTTTGGGGAAAGAGAGTGGGTATGCTTAAATGAGTACATAGAGGTTACAGAGCTTTTTCTCACAAAGGAAGCATCTCATATTCTATTCAACCTATTTAGTGAactaataacaataataacaaTAGTGCAGAAGTCCTTGGCAGAGCTATGCAGGTATTTTGATTTAGGACCagctttaatttaaaatataattcttTCTagtgttaaaaattaataaaaacacaaagacAATGATATATCTAATTTCTCAAACAGAAAAATTATGATGTGGACCAAAGGGGCATCAGCAAggtaaaatgaaaacaagctGCAATACCCAAGCACCTTAAGACTTAATTGCACTtcctagaaagaaagaactctAACCCACCTGTAATGCCAATGGCATATCATTTGAAAGTTAAAGCACAAAACACTACCTTATCAATCTAAATCACTATAATCATCACTGTGATTACTAGATTGCCATCATGTTGTAATCAATCACAACCTTAACCGGAAGACCTCAGTGCCTAACaagatttcttcttcttattataGTTCATCTTGCACattacaaacacaaaaataggAGCACCATACTACActgaaataaagagaaaaagatcAACCTTGTTTATCTTCAACTACACACTGTTTAGCTAACAGTTTCAATTGGATAATGGGAACAAAATTTTAAGCAAAAATGAGATATACCTCTTTTCGTTAATGAATATAACTCTTAAAAATCAGTTTAGAAGTCACTCTCCTTCACTCCCTTTTCCAAATCAAGGtccaagaaattaatataGGTATTTGCAGTCATCAAATAAGTTCATGTGTATAACAGATTCCTAGAAACTTATTGCTTCAAATGagaatttggtttggtttcaaACAACAGAAAGCAATTCCTTATAGCTAAATCTTCTAGCAAAATCAAAATGGCTACTGCTACATCAAAccagagaaaaatagaaaatccaaatcaaataGGCAATGTATGTTTTTAAATAGCTCCTCAACTTGATTGCCAATTCACAATCTCCATTAGccaaaaatgagagaaaaatttcatctcagaTGTTTGAAAATCAGATACGCAAGTTCCTAGTCATGTTAGACCCacttcaacttcaaaatcCTAGTCATGTTAGAAAAACTTTCCCAAAGGACATACGTATAATGTATAACAGCAACCTTTAGAATACTCGCTTCTTCTCGGTTGAAATTTAAACACTAGCAAAAAGAtcttttaaaatggaaacaggGAATACAAAATTACATCAATAACATATACTTATTCACAGTACATAACCAAATATCTCTTGCAGACTAGAGACCTTATCAATTTAAGTGAATTCATTGAAGTCCTCCGATATatgaaaagagaaggaaaaaaaaattatctcttGCAGACTAGAGACCTTATCAATTTAAGTGAATTCATTGAAGTCCTCCGATATatgaaaagagaaggaaaaaaaaattataatgcaGGGTCTTTAAAAGTTAAGTTTCAAAAGAATATGAGCCAAACAAGAATTTTTAAAAGgcacaagaaagaaataaaatggtggcacaattttttatttctaataaAGAGAGGGAAAACAAAGGATGCTGAAACCTACCATCTACAACAATAGATTCACAGCCTAGCGTTGGTCTCTTGGTTGTCTGATGGGGCCTTCAAGTCTTTAATAGCTACAATTATCCATAatggaaaattctcaaatgGCAGTGCTCAATCAAGgttgcttctcttttatttgttctcacagtttacataaataaaatataaaaagacctTAAGAATTAAGTTCTTGAATGAAAGCTTAACAAAGAAATCTGAAAAATGCTGAATCACTGCAAGATCcagcaaagaaacaaagcaTCAATTACAAAACACCACCAGGCAACGCAAGCACAAGAAATcttcataataataatatataaaaaaggtaAATCTTAACATTTCCATGATTCCAAACTCGTAACTCAAAATATTCAGAGAAGTTTTAATACCTAACATAGAGACAGCAGATGAGAAGTGGTTGAGGGGTGGTCGACCACATCGTTACTAAGACAAAAACcaactaaattttatttttacagaatcaaaatcaaataattacagaaaaatagctaaataaacaaaaaataataaaagcacCTTTGAATCAGAGTTGGTATGTGGCTGAGCACATTGCAGAGAATCTCTAGTATATGTTGTTGTAGCAGCAAGTGGTTGGCATCGATGAAGGGTGATTTTGGGAAAGAGAGTGAGAAATAAGGACCATGAGAAATCTGAAGGGGGATGAAGAGATAGTGGGTATATAAGTGATTGGCCGGCATCGTTGGAAGATTTCATTGCGAGCGTTCGTGGAGGACTTAGTTGAAGGCATCGGTGGTGTGGAAGACGGTGGAGAGAGTGGATACGAGAGAAGTAAATTGGGGGAAGTAACGGGTtagggaaatttttttaatttatagtcTCCCAGAATCAGCCACCAAGCTATTTGGTTGCCAACATGTCAAATAAGGAAAACGACACAGTTTTAAtactttatattcttttttacaggaacagcgaccaaaaaaattggtcgccaagtttcaagaaatatttgggCGGTATCTCACAAAATATTTTCGCGGCATCTCAAATTTAGAGACGACGCAAGCAACTTTAGAGACGACATAATTTAGTCGCCAATAATTTTCAAGCTTAAAGGCGACCAATCTTGTGATTGGTCGCCAATTCCTCCCCTAGCGACCAAATCTTTTGGTAGCCATTCGGACATATTTTCTGGTCAATTAGTTAATAAATTTGACGAAATTATTGGCGACGAAATAAAAAACTTTGTCTCCCATAACCTTGCTTGGCGACCAAATTTGAGTTGGTCACAAAAGATTTCGTGGCGAAAGaggttttttcttgtagtgtctCATGAACCAAACAGGGCCTTAGAGATGCTCTTATAAGGTATACAGGATTGCTCTGACACAAGACTCCACTAGCCACCTATAgtttaatataataaataagtaccctaatataaaatcattCTCCTTATTTTCCTGATGAGAAATTTAAAATCATTCTTTGTTTAATATCTATGACATAAGCATCTTAAAAGTTACATATATACGAAGAATCATTTTAAATGTGaagtttaaataaaaattgaactgatatTTTATTGACATATCAAActcattttgtaattttcaattccctTTTGTAAAAATCTTTATGTCATCTTTTATTTATCACAGAGAGGTAAATACTACTACACCAATAGTTAGTCACGGTATCTAGTCCTACGGTGTTGTGGATAAGTCATGTGAGGCTacggggtgtattcaattaggattttaaaagactatttttggataaataagtcttgtggtattcaattaagacTTTTAAATAATCTAAATAAGTCTTGTGGTATTCAATCAGGACTATTATGATATTTTAAAGATGGTGTCCAAATCTAGTGGTATTCAATCATGACTTtaaacaagtaacaaaaagtCTTTTGATATTCAAAAACTTGCTAATTTcgatggattttttttaaattaggaATTTGTGTGACTTTTTAGTGGGaggtataaataccaaacCCTATAAAAAATCTCACCCTAACCTATCAGATTTTTTatgtgagattttttttttctgctagAGAAGTTGAACAGCTCTTCGTGAAGTTCTTCGTGAACAAGGTTTGCTTCCTTCTCATGTTGTGTCTTGTTGCATTTATTGTCTGTATATTTGCTACATGCCTATACAACAAATGGGAGAATCAAACAATTGCTGTTTATGGTCTGCATATATGGTTTTGATGGGTTAGCTATTGTTGCTCGTATTGGCTTTGGTGATTTGTACAGGCTTCAACAATAGCAAGATATAGAATTAATTGCCTTAAAGCTTACTTCTGATGGTTAAAGATTTCATATAAAGAAAAACTACTAGTGTCACTTTCTGATCTTTATTTTCATGGATGGAATGTCGATCTACATACATTTACACTTTTGTTTTATCACAATACCGCTATGATTCTATGTATTAATTTTGACTCCTTGCTGTTTATGGTCTACGtataaagatatatatatatatatctgcgTTTATGGTCTGCGTTTATTGTCTGTTTATGGCTATCATATACTGtatggtatatatatatatatatggtctGTGTTTATTGTCTGTTTATGGCTATCATGTACTGTAtggtcttatatatatatatatatatatatttcattagtGTTCTTTGTGTATATGGTCTGCGTCTTAGGTTTAATTGTGACGTGTATATAAACAAGATTTGGCAGAGACAATTGCCAATTCGTATCATCCTAGCCTTTACATCATATCCCTCTCCTACTATTAGCAACTATGTCAAAGACATGGGACTTGCCATTAATATTCACCAAAgttagaaagaaaatagaaaatagggACATGAGTGAAATTCTTTTTCAAAgttagaaagaaaatagaaaatagggACATGAGtgaaattcttttctttttttttcttgtttagtaTGATAAGTATTCTTATGAAATAACTAATAAATTTCTTATATATGTTGTAGTAGTAAGTTAAATAGGGCATTCATAACAAGGAAATAACAAAGGAAAGggcaaagagaaagagaactaTGAATCTTGGACTATGGACGATGCCAATGAATTGTTGCACCTCTTGGTGGATGCTAGCAATACTGGATTGCATGATGCTAATGGGTCACTTAGCAAGCAAAATGTAGAAAGAGTGATATTTCCTCGTCTTAATGCGAAAATTAGGTTCCCAAAAACTTATAATCATTACTTGAGCCGAATGAAGTGGTTTAAGAAGCAATATAACAAGATGTCTACGCTTATGCTTAACAACTCTGGCTTTGGGTGGGACCCAATTGCAAAGACGTTAACTGCTAGTGATAAAGTATGGAAAGATTACTTGAAGGTGAGCTTAGTTCATAATCTTTTAAATATAGTAATAGCTTACTAGTTTAGTACAGTTTGTTATTTGCAATATATTAACAATGAATAATTTGTTCTTTGCTAGTCCCACCCAAGTCACAGTAAACTTCGAGAAAAAAGTGTAGTTGATTATGAGGATTTGAAGATTGTTGTTGGGGGTGGAACTGCTACTGGGAATAGCTCCATTGCATGGACGCTGATGATACCGATGCAACAACTTATGGGGAAGAAAATAGAGATTTCGGGATAGAAGACTTTTCATATGATCCTAACAATGATGCGTTCATAGCACCAAATCACTATGAACCATCCTACCGGCCTCCATCACAATTTTTAAGTCAGCGCCTCCATTTCCATTTAAGACACAAGTAGAGCTTGTGTTAGCATGTGTAGCACTACATAACTTTCTTTGCAAAGAGTGTCGTTCTGATGAATTTCCAATTGAACCAATAGACGAATCTTCATCTTCAGTATTACCAGTTAATGAAGAAGATAATTTGGAACCTATTGTTCAAACCCAAGAGCAGCATGAGAAAATGCTAATGCATGGAGGGCTACCATAGCTTTAAATATGTGGAGAAATGCTACTTAGGAGGACATGAAGCTACATCAAATTGGCTATTAAAAGACTGGGAAAACTTTATTggcttttacttttctttgttaAAATTGTGTTTCTttgttatcattttcattgaCTCTTGTAACTTTGAATGTTTGCTTAAatagtcttttaaaatctaCTGGACTTATTTATCCATAAatagtcttttaaaatctcaattgaatacatccatcttttttttttttgggtgaagtgtcaaaaaaaaattaatgaatctCCATATTTAACAATTATTACCCCATTCCaaaacggaaaaaaaaaaatgataagaaaTTTCTTAATAAGCCACTTTTTTTCCTAGTACTACTCGATTTAGAATTTAATGTCAACTCAAGAACTGTTTCTGGTCCCTCGACACCTATTTTTGAGTATCGATGCATGTACAACGATGTTCATGGCTGACATTTTGTCTAGGCTTAATTTTCCACATAATGTGCATGGAAATTTTACTCGAAAAATATTTGACATGGTTGAATCTACACACTCCACCATGGGGGCTGGCGCCATTGTTGTGACACTAAAATATCTGATCATTGTCATTGTGGATCTCGATGATTCTCAGGTTAGTGATGATGATCATGCTAGGGCTATGCATCAGTCCATGGAGACATATAAAGGCAAGTTCATTCCAGCAACCGCCTCGGCCATCAAGGGTTTGGAGAAAGTTAGAGTGGAGGGATTGGGTTTGGGAGCTGATAAGGTGTGTGTTATTTGTATGGAGGGCTTTGAGGCTGGTTTGGGAGCTGATAAGGTGTGAGAGttctaagaaaaataaaacaacaatatACACTGCCGCTATCACCACTTCTACAACCACCAAATTTTCATGACCATCATCACCACCAACATCGCCACCGTCACCATACCAGTTTCCACCACCCCGCATCTAGCCTTCCACCACCACCCCTGCCCCACCTTACCACTAATAGCCCCATCATTAGCATCATACATAATGACACGATCACTACTATCACAAGAagataaatattaattttcatgtttaaatTCGTTATACTTTTAGATTAGTCAAACAAGtaaatttacaaattctagaacgttaatttttaattatattattttattaaatcatAATCAACAATTCTCATATTGAGTTTGCTAGTATTAATTGTCAATGTGCGTGTGAACAACTATGATGATTATTAGTCATACACGTGTGGTTATCTTATCTTAT
Proteins encoded in this region:
- the LOC18771838 gene encoding uncharacterized protein At2g29880 — its product is MGLAINIHQRNNKGKGKEKENYESWTMDDANELLHLLVDASNTGLHDANGSLSKQNVERVIFPRLNAKIRFPKTYNHYLSRMKWFKKQYNKMSTLMLNNSGFGWDPIAKTLTASDKVWKDYLKSHPSHSKLREKSVVDYEDLKIVVGGGTATGNSSIAWTLMIPMQQLMGKKIEISG